One bacterium genomic window carries:
- a CDS encoding copper resistance protein CopC yields MSPRHRLRPPSSVAVSSMILCGTARAARGPCPSDLTTFGTLRNSRPGDYGSYQWLRVLGLKRDRALSCAEVSSLRRGVARLVAVLASVSLALAPSGFASGHAELVKSSPMNGAAVAQAPAVILAAFSEELAKGSIMRLYDGHQKLLASGGLDAGVSSHRVLKIVPTHLAPGAYVVQWVAISADDGNTHKGSFRFSVGSTAMAPAGATTSTPPLHLIAPANRAQVKNPVALLIETPGDMSQLTLGKGMAPMGGMASTGPKVHLHITVDGKTFMPTAEQMKKVGPTRYEYSVPGKLTAGTHTIKVFWADDKSHETAGAPQTVTFTVVG; encoded by the coding sequence ATGTCGCCTCGTCACCGTCTCCGTCCCCCTTCTTCCGTGGCAGTTTCATCCATGATACTCTGCGGGACAGCGCGGGCGGCCCGCGGGCCCTGTCCATCAGACCTTACTACTTTCGGCACATTGCGGAACTCTCGGCCGGGAGACTATGGTTCATACCAGTGGCTGCGCGTCCTCGGGCTGAAGAGGGACCGGGCGTTATCCTGCGCGGAGGTGTCGTCCTTGAGAAGGGGTGTGGCAAGACTCGTTGCTGTTTTGGCCTCGGTGTCGCTCGCGCTTGCCCCGTCGGGGTTCGCGTCGGGCCACGCCGAGCTGGTCAAGTCGTCACCAATGAACGGCGCGGCGGTGGCGCAGGCGCCGGCCGTCATTCTCGCGGCGTTCAGCGAAGAGTTGGCGAAGGGCAGCATCATGCGCCTCTACGACGGGCATCAGAAATTACTCGCTTCGGGCGGTCTCGATGCCGGCGTGTCCAGCCACCGGGTGCTCAAGATCGTACCGACTCACCTCGCCCCCGGCGCTTATGTCGTCCAGTGGGTAGCCATTTCCGCCGACGACGGCAACACACACAAAGGTTCGTTCAGGTTCTCTGTTGGAAGCACGGCGATGGCACCGGCCGGGGCGACGACGAGTACACCGCCGCTTCATCTCATCGCACCGGCCAACCGGGCGCAAGTCAAGAATCCGGTCGCGCTGCTGATCGAGACGCCGGGGGACATGTCTCAGCTAACGTTGGGCAAGGGCATGGCGCCCATGGGCGGGATGGCGTCCACGGGTCCGAAAGTGCACCTGCACATCACCGTCGACGGCAAGACGTTCATGCCCACTGCCGAGCAGATGAAGAAGGTCGGCCCAACCCGGTACGAGTATTCCGTGCCGGGCAAGCTCACGGCCGGCACGCACACGATCAAGGTCTTTTGGGCCGACGACAAGAGCCACGAAACGGCCGGCGCCCCGCAAACGGTAACGTTCACGGTCGTCGGGTGA
- a CDS encoding MBL fold metallo-hydrolase, whose protein sequence is MLITSLITSVGWPGALRTAATTLTEYTRPRAAEAQPAGPPARLEWLGWQFFRVTTPRGKVLLFNPALNDPRAAFRNQESPLSLEDIDKADLILATDGHADDQGMTVEIARKTGAAVITTFELATWMVGRGVDTSKILRSQPGFRFDVDGIKVQVVNAVHGSGAPALPNIPAAVYGGPALGFIVTLENGVRIYHAGSTALTMDLQMYGRLYRPQIALLPIASGMLPDEAAIAAEFLRTDNPDLVAVFPQHHASSMPADRRGRAFVDAVNARPALRGRVRAFDPRPGQEFLLTPSGVRVR, encoded by the coding sequence TTGCTCATTACATCGCTCATTACATCAGTGGGATGGCCCGGGGCGCTTCGCACCGCGGCCACGACCCTGACCGAATACACCCGGCCGCGGGCCGCGGAGGCGCAGCCGGCGGGCCCGCCGGCCCGTCTGGAGTGGCTCGGATGGCAGTTCTTTCGCGTGACGACGCCGCGCGGGAAGGTACTGCTCTTCAATCCGGCGCTCAACGATCCGCGGGCGGCGTTCCGGAATCAGGAGTCGCCGCTCAGCCTCGAAGACATCGACAAGGCCGATCTCATTCTCGCGACCGACGGCCACGCCGATGACCAGGGGATGACGGTCGAGATCGCGCGCAAAACGGGCGCCGCGGTGATCACCACCTTCGAGCTGGCGACGTGGATGGTCGGACGCGGCGTCGACACGAGCAAGATCCTTCGCAGCCAGCCCGGCTTCCGGTTCGATGTCGACGGTATCAAGGTCCAGGTCGTCAACGCCGTTCACGGCTCCGGCGCGCCGGCTCTCCCGAACATTCCGGCCGCGGTCTACGGCGGTCCCGCGCTCGGCTTCATCGTGACGCTCGAGAACGGCGTGCGCATCTACCACGCCGGCAGCACCGCGCTGACGATGGACCTGCAGATGTACGGCCGGCTCTACCGCCCCCAGATCGCGCTGCTGCCGATTGCGTCGGGCATGCTGCCGGACGAGGCCGCGATCGCGGCGGAGTTCCTCCGGACCGACAATCCCGACCTGGTCGCTGTGTTCCCGCAGCACCACGCCTCGTCCATGCCGGCCGACCGGCGCGGCCGGGCGTTCGTCGACGCGGTCAACGCGCGGCCGGCGCTGCGCGGGCGGGTCCGCGCCTTCGACCCGAGGCCCGGTCAGGAGTTTCTCCTCACGCCGTCGGGCGTTCGGGTGCGATAG
- a CDS encoding 2-dehydropantoate 2-reductase — MRVAVIGTGGTGGYFGALLARAGHEVIFVARGAHLDAIRSRGLAVNSRLAGNFTVRAAATDDIRSIGPVDLVLVCVKTYGMDAVLPLLPSLVGPKTMIVSMQNGIDNEDRIAAVTGPEPVLGMVAQVSSFIQGPGVVGQTGGPGKLIFGELAGGESARAAALLRTFQDAGIAAEVRPDIRLGLWEKFIFICGVSGVTALTRLPMGVIFADRETAALMRATLEEAAAVARAEGVAVAPRFAEQSAALMAKMEPWFRGSMAQDLHEGRPLELETLNGTVVRLGHAREVAVPVNRTIYAALRPFAGGAPATPAPPAG, encoded by the coding sequence GTGCGTGTCGCCGTCATCGGCACCGGCGGGACCGGCGGCTATTTCGGCGCGCTCCTCGCGCGCGCCGGCCACGAGGTGATCTTCGTGGCGCGCGGCGCGCACCTCGACGCGATCCGGTCGCGGGGGCTCGCGGTGAATTCGCGCCTCGCCGGCAACTTCACCGTCCGGGCCGCGGCGACCGACGACATCCGCTCGATCGGCCCGGTGGACCTCGTGCTCGTCTGCGTCAAGACCTACGGCATGGACGCGGTGCTGCCGCTGCTGCCGTCCCTGGTCGGCCCCAAGACGATGATCGTGTCGATGCAGAACGGGATCGACAACGAAGACCGGATCGCCGCGGTGACCGGACCGGAGCCGGTGCTGGGGATGGTCGCGCAGGTGTCGTCGTTTATCCAGGGGCCCGGCGTCGTCGGTCAGACCGGCGGCCCCGGGAAGCTGATCTTCGGTGAGCTGGCCGGCGGCGAGAGCGCGCGCGCGGCGGCGCTGCTCCGGACGTTCCAGGACGCCGGCATCGCCGCGGAGGTACGGCCGGATATCCGGCTCGGTCTCTGGGAGAAGTTCATCTTCATCTGCGGCGTGAGCGGGGTGACCGCGCTCACGCGGCTGCCGATGGGTGTGATCTTTGCGGATCGTGAGACGGCCGCGCTGATGCGCGCGACGCTCGAGGAAGCCGCGGCCGTCGCCCGGGCGGAAGGCGTGGCCGTCGCGCCGCGGTTTGCGGAGCAGTCGGCCGCGCTTATGGCGAAGATGGAGCCGTGGTTTCGAGGTTCGATGGCGCAGGATCTGCACGAGGGGAGGCCGCTGGAGCTCGAGACGCTCAACGGAACGGTCGTACGTCTCGGACACGCGCGCGAGGTCGCGGTCCCGGTCAACCGCACGATCTACGCGGCGCTGCGGCCCTTCGCGGGCGGCGCGCCGGCGACGCCGGCGCCTCCCGCCGGCTAA
- a CDS encoding cold-shock protein, which translates to MAAGTVKWFSAEKGYGFITPETGGKDLFVHYSAIQADGYKSLNEGDKVEYEETQGRKGPQASNVRVAR; encoded by the coding sequence ATGGCGGCAGGGACGGTGAAGTGGTTCAGTGCGGAGAAGGGATACGGGTTCATCACGCCGGAGACCGGCGGCAAGGACCTGTTCGTTCACTACAGCGCGATTCAGGCGGACGGCTACAAGAGCCTGAACGAGGGCGACAAGGTGGAATACGAGGAGACTCAGGGCCGCAAAGGCCCGCAGGCGTCCAACGTGCGCGTTGCCCGCTGA
- a CDS encoding gamma-glutamyltransferase — translation MSAGGSGHTTYATRFGLRPVVYGQRGVVATANPLATMAGVRMLAQGGNAVDAVVAAAASLGVVEPYMSGLAGCGTLMLTRPGQPPKALVFLGRAPSAAAPERFAKGLPDTGYEAAAVPGNLAGWARVLAEHGTMPLARVLEPAIEYAERGIPFTPFDEMMFRESAGRLTQEGVAAYLHGGEVPRPGTLLVQSNLAATLRRIGADGAGYLYGGPLGQAIGRLMRERGGLVGEQDLRDYPESLHWADPISIDYRGVTVFAPPPPTSAVQVLETLGILGGFELGRTEHLGPEHVGLVADAARLARLDTDRYVGDPDTAAVPVARVLSAEHLEGLRAQIDARAWSDGGSRAAAPPAGEAAGGNRSTTHLAAADAGGLAVNITQSLGHAFGCGVVVPGTGVCLNNAMHWFNNRPGHPNQVAPGKRHEWPIAPVHLFRGGRFWSTVGTPGSYGILVTTVQVLVNLIDFGLNIQDAIAAPRFRWIDDVADALPARALRIESRMPQATREAFARRGYGVDTLGPWSMRVGGVQGVQIDPETGWLAGAADPRRNGYAVAW, via the coding sequence ATGAGCGCTGGCGGCTCCGGTCACACCACGTACGCGACGCGATTCGGACTCCGGCCGGTCGTCTACGGGCAGCGGGGTGTGGTCGCGACGGCCAATCCGCTCGCCACGATGGCGGGCGTCCGCATGCTCGCGCAGGGCGGCAACGCGGTCGACGCCGTGGTTGCCGCGGCCGCCTCACTCGGGGTGGTCGAACCGTACATGTCGGGGCTGGCCGGCTGCGGGACCTTGATGCTGACGCGGCCGGGCCAACCGCCGAAGGCGCTGGTGTTTCTCGGCCGCGCGCCGTCCGCGGCCGCGCCGGAGCGGTTTGCCAAGGGCCTTCCGGATACCGGCTATGAGGCCGCCGCCGTACCCGGCAACCTCGCCGGATGGGCGCGCGTGCTGGCGGAGCACGGGACCATGCCGCTCGCGCGCGTGCTCGAGCCGGCGATCGAGTACGCGGAGCGGGGCATTCCGTTCACTCCCTTCGACGAGATGATGTTTCGCGAAAGCGCCGGGCGCCTCACCCAGGAGGGTGTGGCGGCGTACCTGCACGGAGGCGAGGTGCCGCGTCCGGGGACGCTGCTCGTTCAATCCAACCTCGCGGCCACGCTGCGGCGGATCGGCGCCGACGGCGCAGGCTACCTCTACGGGGGCCCGCTTGGGCAGGCGATCGGCCGGCTGATGCGGGAGCGCGGCGGGCTGGTCGGCGAGCAGGACCTGCGCGACTATCCCGAGTCGCTGCATTGGGCCGACCCGATTTCCATTGACTATCGGGGCGTCACCGTCTTCGCGCCGCCGCCCCCGACGAGCGCCGTGCAGGTGCTGGAGACGCTCGGCATCCTCGGCGGGTTCGAGCTGGGCCGGACGGAGCATCTCGGTCCCGAGCACGTCGGTCTCGTCGCCGACGCCGCGCGCCTCGCGCGGCTCGACACCGACCGCTACGTGGGCGACCCGGACACCGCCGCTGTGCCGGTGGCCCGGGTGTTGTCGGCGGAGCACCTCGAGGGCCTCCGCGCGCAGATCGACGCGCGTGCCTGGTCCGACGGCGGGTCGCGCGCCGCGGCGCCGCCGGCGGGCGAGGCCGCCGGCGGCAACCGTTCGACGACGCATCTCGCCGCCGCGGACGCCGGCGGGCTCGCCGTCAACATCACGCAGAGCCTGGGGCACGCCTTCGGCTGCGGCGTCGTCGTGCCCGGCACCGGCGTCTGCCTGAACAACGCGATGCATTGGTTCAACAACCGTCCCGGCCATCCCAACCAGGTCGCGCCGGGGAAGCGGCACGAGTGGCCGATCGCGCCGGTGCATCTCTTCCGCGGCGGCCGGTTCTGGTCGACGGTGGGCACGCCGGGCTCGTACGGCATTCTGGTCACCACGGTACAGGTGCTGGTGAACCTCATCGACTTCGGACTCAATATTCAGGATGCGATCGCGGCGCCGCGGTTCCGGTGGATCGACGACGTCGCCGACGCGTTGCCCGCGCGGGCGCTACGGATCGAGTCGAGGATGCCGCAGGCGACGCGCGAGGCCTTCGCCCGCCGCGGCTACGGCGTCGACACGCTGGGGCCTTGGTCGATGCGGGTCGGCGGCGTGCAGGGCGTACAGATCGATCCCGAGACCGGCTGGCTGGCCGGGGCCGCGGACCCGCGACGCAACGGGTACGCGGTGGCCTGGTGA
- a CDS encoding 2-dehydropantoate 2-reductase: MGISRSGATVAEPIVIVGAGAIGGTIGAHLVRQGREVLFVDAAREHVEAVNRDGLRIEGRDAFTVRVPAATPDGLPAALGGRRPGVVMLAVKALHTDAGLDVIAPVLPADGYVVSMQNGLNERRIAARLGAARTVGAFINFGADYHGPGRIMYGGPGALYLGELDGAITPRVEALGDMMREAFLPNTTITPNIWGYLWGKMGYASMLFATAVVDETMAQVLGDPTNTLLLANLAAEVTRVAEAEEVRCEAFDGYEPEAMRFREPRDWAGIRRSLAALVEHNRGSLKQKSGIWRDLAVRRRRTEVDAQIGEIVAIGRDRGLDLPLNARLVEMIHDLEAGRRAMHPDNLAELRRLDGATYGGGGR; this comes from the coding sequence ATGGGGATCTCGCGATCGGGCGCGACCGTCGCCGAACCGATCGTCATCGTCGGCGCCGGTGCGATCGGCGGCACCATCGGCGCGCATCTCGTGCGGCAGGGACGCGAAGTGCTCTTCGTTGACGCGGCCCGCGAGCACGTCGAAGCGGTGAACCGCGACGGCCTCCGTATCGAGGGCCGGGACGCGTTTACCGTACGGGTCCCGGCGGCGACGCCGGACGGCCTCCCCGCCGCGCTCGGCGGCCGGCGGCCCGGCGTGGTGATGCTGGCGGTCAAAGCGCTTCACACCGATGCGGGACTCGACGTCATCGCGCCGGTGCTTCCCGCGGACGGATACGTCGTCTCGATGCAGAACGGCCTGAACGAGCGGCGGATCGCGGCGCGGCTCGGCGCCGCGCGCACGGTGGGCGCGTTCATCAACTTCGGCGCCGACTATCACGGGCCCGGCCGGATCATGTACGGCGGACCCGGCGCGCTCTACCTGGGTGAGCTCGACGGCGCGATCACGCCGCGGGTTGAGGCACTAGGCGACATGATGCGGGAGGCCTTTCTCCCGAACACCACGATCACGCCGAACATCTGGGGTTATCTCTGGGGGAAGATGGGCTACGCGTCCATGCTCTTTGCGACCGCGGTGGTGGACGAGACGATGGCCCAGGTACTCGGCGATCCCACCAACACACTGCTGCTCGCCAACCTCGCCGCGGAAGTGACCCGCGTGGCCGAGGCGGAAGAGGTCCGGTGCGAGGCCTTCGACGGCTACGAGCCGGAGGCGATGCGGTTCCGGGAGCCGCGCGATTGGGCCGGCATCCGGCGCAGCCTTGCCGCGCTGGTGGAACACAACCGCGGCTCGCTCAAGCAGAAGAGCGGCATCTGGCGGGATCTCGCCGTCCGGCGCCGCCGCACCGAGGTCGACGCCCAGATCGGCGAGATCGTCGCCATCGGCCGGGATCGCGGCCTCGACCTGCCGCTCAACGCCCGCCTCGTGGAGATGATTCACGACCTCGAGGCCGGCCGGCGCGCGATGCACCCCGACAACCTGGCCGAACTGCGGCGCCTCGACGGCGCGACCTACGGCGGAGGCGGCCGGTGA
- a CDS encoding M20 family metallopeptidase — MSLSAYRTFVDRHLDEILADLTALVEVESPTTVKAAVDRAARHLAGRFADAAGAEIVWHAQPEWGDHFEARIGRGPRRILLLGHVDTVWPLGTIERLPCRIDGGRITGPGSFDMKSGDIQALWALRAVIEQGAAADKTFVFFANTEEEAGSPTSRPIIEQLARESECVLVLEPSVGSEGAAKLWRKGVGMFRLEVTGQASHAGADPEKGRSAVLELARQIVDLYAAVPLAAAGTTLNVGVVRGGSRSNVVAASAEALIDLRVRTAAEARRAEAVIRERPAFVPGTTVRVTGGLNRPPMEETPASRRLYEQARAIAADEGFELPAGGTGGGSDGNFTAAIGVPTLDGLGAVGGGGHADSEHVRLAAVAPRTAWFARLLAEL, encoded by the coding sequence GTGAGCCTGAGCGCCTACCGTACCTTCGTCGACCGTCATCTCGACGAGATCCTCGCCGATCTCACGGCCCTCGTGGAAGTGGAGTCCCCGACCACCGTGAAGGCGGCGGTCGACCGTGCGGCGCGCCATCTCGCCGGCCGCTTCGCGGACGCCGCGGGCGCGGAGATCGTGTGGCATGCGCAGCCGGAGTGGGGCGACCACTTCGAGGCGAGGATCGGCCGCGGGCCCAGACGGATTTTGTTGTTGGGCCACGTGGACACGGTGTGGCCGCTCGGCACGATCGAGCGGCTGCCGTGCCGCATCGACGGCGGGCGCATCACGGGGCCCGGCTCGTTCGACATGAAATCGGGCGACATTCAGGCCCTGTGGGCGCTCCGCGCGGTCATCGAGCAGGGGGCCGCGGCCGACAAGACGTTTGTGTTCTTCGCCAACACCGAGGAGGAGGCCGGGAGCCCGACGTCCCGGCCGATCATCGAGCAACTCGCACGCGAGTCCGAATGCGTCCTCGTCCTGGAGCCGTCGGTGGGCTCCGAAGGCGCCGCCAAGCTCTGGCGCAAGGGGGTCGGCATGTTCCGGCTCGAGGTCACGGGCCAGGCGAGCCACGCGGGCGCCGATCCGGAGAAGGGCCGCAGTGCGGTTCTGGAGTTGGCCCGCCAGATCGTGGATCTCTACGCGGCGGTCCCGCTCGCGGCCGCGGGCACGACGCTGAACGTCGGCGTCGTCCGGGGCGGCTCGCGGTCGAACGTCGTCGCGGCGTCCGCCGAGGCGCTGATCGACCTACGCGTCCGCACCGCGGCGGAGGCCCGGCGCGCCGAGGCCGTCATCCGCGAGCGGCCGGCGTTCGTGCCGGGGACGACGGTGCGCGTCACCGGCGGCCTGAACCGGCCGCCGATGGAAGAGACCCCGGCGTCGCGCCGCCTCTACGAGCAGGCGCGGGCGATCGCCGCGGACGAGGGATTCGAGCTGCCGGCCGGCGGGACGGGCGGCGGCAGCGACGGCAATTTCACCGCCGCCATCGGCGTGCCGACGCTCGACGGCCTCGGCGCGGTCGGCGGCGGCGGACACGCGGACAGCGAGCACGTCCGGCTCGCCGCGGTGGCGCCGCGCACGGCGTGGTTTGCGCGCCTCCTGGCGGAGTTGTAG
- a CDS encoding RidA family protein has translation MARQSVFPSSRPRPASPYSPGIKYGNLVFTSGQVGADPAGQVPPGIREQTQNCLDNIQAVLEAAGTNMAHALKATVFLTDMADFAAMNEVYRKAFPGDLPARSTVGVSALARPELKVEIEVVAGIP, from the coding sequence ATGGCCCGCCAGTCCGTGTTTCCGTCAAGCCGTCCCCGCCCCGCGTCGCCGTACTCGCCCGGTATCAAGTACGGCAACCTTGTGTTTACGTCGGGGCAAGTCGGCGCGGACCCGGCCGGGCAGGTGCCGCCGGGCATCCGGGAACAGACGCAGAACTGCCTGGACAACATCCAGGCCGTGCTCGAGGCCGCGGGGACGAACATGGCGCACGCGCTCAAGGCCACCGTGTTTCTCACCGACATGGCCGACTTCGCGGCGATGAACGAGGTCTACCGCAAAGCGTTTCCCGGGGACCTGCCGGCGCGCTCAACCGTCGGCGTGAGCGCGCTCGCACGGCCGGAGCTGAAGGTCGAGATCGAAGTGGTGGCCGGAATTCCCTAG
- a CDS encoding STAS domain-containing protein, producing the protein MQYLQTRVEVGPGNVTVVASGEVDLGTTSVLANAIADGFARGSRVIVDLSGLRHLDASGIRVLLGAARAYGSRLVVVVSNPAISRLFDILGLKGVVAIAPSLPAARDYLRNR; encoded by the coding sequence GTGCAGTACCTTCAAACGCGGGTCGAGGTCGGTCCCGGGAATGTCACCGTTGTCGCCTCGGGAGAGGTCGACCTCGGCACCACCTCGGTGCTGGCGAACGCGATCGCGGACGGGTTCGCGAGGGGTTCCCGCGTGATCGTGGACCTGAGCGGCCTTCGACACTTGGACGCCTCCGGCATCCGCGTACTCCTGGGCGCCGCGCGCGCGTACGGGTCGCGCCTTGTGGTGGTCGTCTCCAATCCCGCGATAAGTCGCTTATTCGATATTCTCGGCCTCAAGGGCGTGGTGGCAATCGCACCGTCGCTTCCGGCGGCGCGGGACTACCTTCGCAACCGGTAG
- the fabG gene encoding 3-oxoacyl-ACP reductase FabG, with protein MDLNLRGRRALVTGANSGIGRAIGLALAGEGARVCINYVTHPDAAQAVVSEITAAGGAAIAAQADVADPAQVGRMFAQVDRAWGGLDILVNNAGIDGPRAAGWEQAPDAWRRVLDINLTGAYLCAREALRRMVPAKRGVVVNLTSVHERIPWTGYSAYTASKAGLSMLTKTLAQEAAPSGVRVVAVAPGAIQTPINQDVWSDPAQLANLLGKIPMGRVGTVDEVARMVVVLVSDAAAYVTGTTLFVDGGMTLYPSFMRGG; from the coding sequence GTGGATCTTAATCTGCGGGGCCGGCGCGCCCTCGTGACCGGCGCCAACTCCGGCATCGGACGGGCGATCGGCCTCGCCCTCGCGGGAGAAGGCGCCCGCGTCTGCATCAACTACGTCACGCATCCCGACGCGGCGCAGGCCGTGGTGTCGGAGATCACGGCGGCGGGCGGCGCCGCGATCGCCGCGCAGGCGGACGTGGCCGATCCGGCGCAGGTCGGCCGCATGTTCGCGCAGGTCGACCGGGCCTGGGGCGGCCTGGACATCCTGGTCAACAACGCGGGCATCGACGGCCCGCGGGCGGCGGGGTGGGAGCAGGCGCCCGACGCGTGGCGCCGCGTCCTCGACATCAACCTGACCGGCGCCTACCTGTGCGCGCGCGAAGCGCTGCGGCGGATGGTCCCGGCGAAGCGGGGGGTCGTGGTGAACCTCACGTCCGTGCACGAGCGAATTCCGTGGACGGGCTACAGCGCGTACACGGCGAGCAAGGCCGGCCTCAGCATGCTGACGAAGACGCTGGCCCAGGAAGCCGCGCCGTCCGGCGTGCGGGTGGTGGCCGTCGCCCCGGGCGCGATCCAGACCCCGATCAACCAAGACGTGTGGAGCGACCCGGCGCAGCTCGCCAACCTTCTCGGCAAGATCCCGATGGGCCGCGTCGGCACGGTGGACGAGGTCGCGCGCATGGTGGTCGTGCTGGTCTCCGACGCCGCGGCCTATGTGACCGGAACGACGCTCTTCGTCGACGGCGGGATGACGCTCTACCCGTCGTTCATGCGCGGCGGATAG
- the zwf gene encoding glucose-6-phosphate dehydrogenase, translating into MSPQAGPPSGAHETHAEARPGPTIMVIVGAGGDLAARKLFPALYNLSVDGWLPERFAAIGLDRGPMDDDAFRRHVREAVDRFSRRGRTEPARWDALAPAITRLRGDLSSPAGGRALADAIAALERLWRTPAQRVLYLATPPAAVEPIAAGLGTAGLADHARLVVEKPFGRGLDSARALTAAIGRVFTERQIFRIDHYLGKETVQNILALRFGNTLYEPVWNRRYIAHVQITVAETVGVEQRGAYYDQAGALRDMVQNHLLQILCLVAMEPPVSFDADEVRNKKTDVLRAVRRLTGDVAAAAVRGQYGPGTIDGAAVPGYRAEPGIAAESSTETFAALRLFVDNWRWQGVPFYLRTGKRLPVKATEALVQFQPAPHLPFPPATVEHWRPNQLIVRIQPNEGVMLRFQAKRPGPVMHLDTADMEFDYCRAFGGEPPEAYETLLLDVMWGDATLFMRADQIEASWSIVQPVLDAWRTAPPDGLPAYPAGTWGPQAVDALPQRDGHAWHMPSVAETARGS; encoded by the coding sequence GTGAGTCCGCAGGCCGGGCCGCCGTCAGGAGCCCACGAGACCCACGCGGAGGCGCGCCCGGGCCCGACAATTATGGTGATCGTCGGCGCCGGCGGCGACCTCGCGGCGCGCAAACTGTTCCCCGCCCTGTACAACCTGTCGGTCGACGGCTGGCTGCCCGAACGCTTCGCCGCGATCGGCCTGGATCGCGGTCCGATGGACGACGACGCGTTCCGGCGCCACGTCCGCGAGGCGGTAGACCGCTTTTCGCGACGCGGCCGCACCGAGCCGGCGCGCTGGGACGCGCTCGCCCCGGCGATCACGCGGCTTCGCGGCGATCTATCCAGCCCCGCGGGAGGACGGGCGCTCGCCGACGCGATCGCAGCGCTGGAACGGCTGTGGCGCACGCCGGCGCAGCGTGTCCTCTACCTCGCGACTCCGCCGGCGGCCGTTGAGCCGATCGCGGCGGGCCTCGGCACCGCCGGCCTCGCGGACCATGCGCGCCTGGTGGTCGAGAAGCCCTTCGGGCGCGGCCTCGACTCGGCGCGTGCCCTCACCGCGGCGATCGGGCGCGTGTTCACCGAGCGGCAGATCTTCCGGATCGATCACTACCTCGGCAAGGAGACCGTGCAGAACATCCTCGCGCTGCGGTTCGGGAACACGCTCTACGAGCCCGTGTGGAACCGCCGGTATATCGCCCACGTGCAGATCACGGTCGCCGAGACCGTCGGGGTCGAGCAGCGCGGCGCGTACTACGATCAGGCCGGGGCGCTGCGCGATATGGTGCAGAACCACCTCCTGCAGATTTTGTGTCTCGTCGCGATGGAGCCGCCGGTGTCGTTCGACGCCGACGAGGTCCGAAACAAGAAAACGGACGTCCTGCGCGCGGTGCGCCGCCTCACGGGCGACGTGGCGGCCGCGGCGGTGCGCGGCCAGTACGGCCCGGGAACGATCGACGGCGCGGCGGTCCCCGGGTATCGGGCCGAACCCGGCATCGCGGCCGAGTCCTCGACCGAGACGTTCGCGGCGCTCCGTCTGTTCGTCGACAACTGGCGGTGGCAGGGCGTCCCGTTCTATCTCCGCACCGGCAAGCGCCTGCCGGTCAAGGCGACCGAGGCGCTCGTCCAGTTTCAGCCGGCGCCGCACCTGCCCTTTCCGCCCGCGACCGTCGAGCACTGGCGGCCCAATCAGTTGATCGTGCGCATCCAGCCCAACGAGGGCGTGATGCTGCGGTTCCAGGCGAAACGTCCCGGCCCCGTGATGCACCTCGACACGGCCGACATGGAGTTCGATTACTGCCGCGCGTTCGGCGGCGAGCCGCCCGAGGCGTACGAGACGCTGCTGCTCGACGTCATGTGGGGCGACGCCACGCTGTTCATGCGCGCGGATCAGATCGAAGCGTCGTGGTCGATCGTGCAGCCGGTGCTGGACGCGTGGCGGACGGCGCCGCCGGACGGCCTGCCGGCATATCCGGCGGGCACCTGGGGGCCGCAGGCCGTGGACGCCCTCCCGCAGCGCGATGGACACGCGTGGCACATGCCGAGCGTCGCGGAGACGGCGCGTGGATCTTAA